The bacterium genomic interval GATAAACCTGGTCCTCAAACCATACAGCCGAAGCTTCCAAAAACCACTCGTCCACGTTTTGATTATAGCTGAACTGGATTGCGTGAAAAAATTCATGGGCCGCCGTTATCCTGGCAAAATTTTCGGGGCTTTGACTTGTATCAAACTGGGCAGTTGAATTGAATTGCCCTGACGCAGTAGCATAATCATTATCCATAACAATAAAACTGTATTTTATATAGTCATTACCTCCCGCTGGCCGGTTCTCGGGTTGTGTCCATCCGAAGGTACCGGGAAAGTTTTCTCCGAGGTCAATCAGGTAAACGTCGTATTTGGAATCACCGCCGTTGTCGTCCGCGGACCTTTCCGATAAATTAGCATAATCATCAGGAGGGGGGCTGAAGCCCTTATTTGTAACCCCGGCGGCATAACTTGATTCGAATGCCTCTGCAACTATTTTTATGAAGCTTTCCGTTGAAGCATCTTTACCGTCTGAAGTATAGAAAATTTTAAAATGGGTGGTGTCAAAAGAGGCATAAGTAGTATTATAAGCCACATTAATAACAAGATTGTCATCATTTATTTTTTGATAAAGAGGGTCAGTCGGCCTTAAAAGAACCGGTTTCAGTAAATCTTGCGTGGAAGATGAAAGTTTATTCCAGTTTTTATTTACTTTATTTAAAAACATAGTCATATCAACGTTGTTTTTTAAAGATTTGGGCGGTGTTTTTCCATAGGAAAGATAAGGTTTTGAAGTCAGGGTGCGCCATTCTTTTAATATTTCACTTTCAATATTTTCATTCGCGTAAATGGCGGTTAAAGGTAAAATAATAATTAAAAAAAACAAACAAATATGTTTTCTCATAATGCGAAATTATATCATAAAATGATTTTACTGCAATACTTTTTATTTAAACGGTTAAATTATACAAAATCCTGAAAAAATCCTAAAAAAAATAGCTTGACAAATGAAACAAATAGTTGTAATATTTATCTAAATTCGTTGAAAAGTATTGATATAAGTTTGTTTATTTAAAGGGCATAGGTCATAATTGAGGACATAAGCCACTTTCTATACGAGTAGAAGTGGCTTTTTTATTGAAAAACAAGACGGAAAGGAAAGGGGGTGAAAAATAGATGAAAAAGTTTTTAATTTTTATAGCGTTAGTTTTGTTGGTTGCTTCAAGCAGTTCATATGCGGCGATGTCAAACTTTGTAACATACACCGCGGAAGGAGCTGGAATTAGTATTGATGCCCTTGGGATAGGTGATTATACGACAGGGACTTTACAGGCGGAAATACCTGTTGGCGCTGAGATTTACCGCGCCTATCTTTATTCCGCAAGCGTATGGTCAAGCGGACTTTCAAATGTTGAATTTCAAGGCGGCACTTTAATCTCAAATGCCTCCAGCAGGCTTGACACGGGAGCCAAAAATGCAAATTCCGCCAGTGAAAACAGGTGGGATGTTACTTCACAAGTCACATCATTAGTCGGAGGTGGAAGCGGTACTTTTAATTTCAATGTTAAAGAACTGGGTTATCTTGACGGAGAAATTTTAGCGGTTGTGTATAAAGTAGCCGGCAACCCTGTTAATACGGCATTTATTTTCGATGGTGAATTGTCAACAAGCGGAGACAGTTTTAATGTTAACCTGACTACTCCATATTCAACAACTGACACTGCTATTATGTCGCTTGGTATTTCCTATGGTTATCAGGGATATGGAGATCAATATACACAAGTTGATATTAATGGGACCCGTTTAACAACCAGCGCCGGAGGAAACGAAGATGGCGGTGAGGTTGCACAAAATGGGTATTTAATTACAGCTGGTGGTGTTGGGGACAGCATTGCTAATCCTGCCAATCCTTACGCTACTCCGCCTTATCATGGGCATTATGACGATGAATTATACAACATTGGGACTTTATTATCAAATGGGACTAATGTAATTACACTAAGCACGCTTAATCCGTCAGCCGATGATAATGTGTTTTTTATGGGGCTTACGGTTAGGGGAGAAGCTGTAGTTCCACAGATTCCGGAACCAGGTACGATGATGCTTCTGGGCTCATTGTTAATGGGTATGGTCGGGTTGAAAAAAGTAAGAAATTAATTTTTGTCAAAAATAATTAGAAAGGATGTGTTGTTTAAATGCAGCACATCCTTTTTCTATTTTTTGGTTGAGAAATATTCTAACCTATGATATATTAAACGCAGAATTAAAAATAAGAAGGCCATAAACAATGTACAACGGAAAGCGGTTTCTAATTATAATATCGATTCTATCTGTTATTTTCATACGTTCAAACCCTGTGACAGCGGTTAAAATCGAAAATTTTGATATTGGGCAGGATACCGCTGTCATAAAAGGATTTATGTTTGAAAAAGACCTTGTTCCTGACAGGAATAAAGTTTTTTCAGAAATAATCCAGCTTATAAACTCAGGAAAATATGAAGAAGCTGTTAAAAAAACAAACGAAATTATTAAAAATAACCCCGGTTTGCCCCAGGCCCACGAGATACTCGGAACAGCCTTGATCCTGAAAGGTGATATTGATAAAGGATTAATTTCTTTAAAGAAGGCGGTTGAACTGGACCCGAAACAGGGTTTTGTTTATACTAAAATCGGCAATGTTTATATGATGAAAAAAGATTACGGGAAAGCGAAAAAGGAATTCTTGACCG includes:
- a CDS encoding PEP-CTERM sorting domain-containing protein translates to MKKFLIFIALVLLVASSSSYAAMSNFVTYTAEGAGISIDALGIGDYTTGTLQAEIPVGAEIYRAYLYSASVWSSGLSNVEFQGGTLISNASSRLDTGAKNANSASENRWDVTSQVTSLVGGGSGTFNFNVKELGYLDGEILAVVYKVAGNPVNTAFIFDGELSTSGDSFNVNLTTPYSTTDTAIMSLGISYGYQGYGDQYTQVDINGTRLTTSAGGNEDGGEVAQNGYLITAGGVGDSIANPANPYATPPYHGHYDDELYNIGTLLSNGTNVITLSTLNPSADDNVFFMGLTVRGEAVVPQIPEPGTMMLLGSLLMGMVGLKKVRN